The Flavobacterium commune genome contains a region encoding:
- the carA gene encoding glutamine-hydrolyzing carbamoyl-phosphate synthase small subunit, which translates to MKYTTRKSAVLLLSDGTIFHGKSIGISGTTFGEVCFNTGMTGYQEIFTDPSYFGQIMVATNTHIGNYGVNENEVESNGIKIAGLVCKNFSFNYSRVDASGSLEDYFAKHNLICISDVDTRALVSYIRENGAMNAVICTDGTPIEELKASLAKVPDMKGLELASKVSTKEPYFYGDENAKYKVSALDLGIKTNILRNLAKRDCYIKVFPYDASYTDLASFNPDGFFLSNGPGDPEPLDGAIAVAKEILANNKPLFGICLGHQVIGLANGISTYKMFNGHRGINHPVSNLITGKGEITSQNHGFAVNREELEANAEMEITHLHLNDGTVAGMRMKNKNCFSVQYHPEASPGPHDSSYLFDQFVENLKK; encoded by the coding sequence ATGAAATACACAACACGAAAAAGCGCCGTTCTATTATTAAGTGACGGAACTATATTCCACGGAAAATCTATCGGAATCAGCGGAACCACTTTTGGTGAAGTTTGTTTTAACACAGGAATGACTGGTTATCAGGAAATTTTCACTGATCCATCTTATTTTGGACAAATCATGGTGGCCACTAACACGCACATTGGAAATTATGGCGTTAATGAAAATGAAGTAGAATCAAACGGAATTAAAATTGCTGGTTTGGTTTGTAAAAATTTCAGTTTTAACTATTCCAGAGTAGATGCTTCAGGAAGTTTAGAAGATTATTTTGCAAAACACAATCTAATCTGTATCTCTGATGTAGATACTCGTGCTTTAGTAAGTTATATTAGAGAAAACGGAGCTATGAATGCTGTAATTTGTACAGATGGTACTCCAATTGAAGAATTAAAAGCATCTTTAGCTAAGGTTCCGGATATGAAAGGTTTGGAATTAGCTTCTAAGGTTTCCACAAAAGAGCCTTATTTTTATGGAGATGAAAATGCTAAATATAAAGTTTCGGCTTTGGATTTAGGTATTAAAACTAATATTCTTCGTAATCTGGCTAAGAGAGATTGCTACATTAAGGTTTTTCCTTATGATGCATCTTATACAGATTTAGCTTCTTTCAATCCTGATGGTTTCTTTCTTTCAAACGGTCCTGGAGATCCGGAGCCTTTAGATGGTGCTATAGCTGTTGCTAAAGAAATTTTGGCTAACAATAAGCCGTTATTCGGAATTTGTTTAGGACATCAGGTTATAGGTTTGGCTAATGGAATTTCTACTTATAAAATGTTCAACGGTCACCGTGGAATCAATCATCCGGTTAGTAATTTGATTACTGGCAAAGGTGAGATTACTTCTCAAAATCACGGTTTTGCAGTAAATAGAGAAGAGTTAGAGGCTAATGCTGAGATGGAAATTACACATCTTCACTTAAATGACGGAACTGTAGCTGGTATGAGAATGAAAAATAAAAATTGTTTTTCTGTTCAATACCACCCGGAAGCTAGTCCAGGCCCACATGATTCTTCTTATTTATTTGATCAATTTGTTGAAAATTTGAAAAAATAA
- the rplQ gene encoding 50S ribosomal protein L17, whose product MRHGKKFNHLSRQTAHRKSMLANMACSLIEHKRINTTVAKAKALKQFVEPLITKSKNDTTHNRRIVFANLRSKYAVTDLFRDVAAKVGDRPGGYTRIIKVGNRLGDNADMAMIELVDFNELYNGGKKEVKKAKSRRGGKAKKTEEAPATEAPAAETDTTAEAAE is encoded by the coding sequence ATGAGACACGGAAAAAAATTCAATCACTTAAGCAGACAGACTGCGCATAGAAAATCTATGTTAGCTAATATGGCTTGTTCTCTTATCGAGCACAAACGTATTAATACTACTGTTGCTAAAGCAAAAGCACTTAAACAATTTGTTGAGCCGCTTATAACAAAATCTAAAAATGATACGACTCACAATCGTCGTATTGTTTTTGCTAACTTACGTAGCAAATATGCGGTAACTGATTTATTCAGAGACGTAGCTGCTAAAGTTGGTGACCGTCCAGGTGGGTACACTCGTATCATTAAAGTTGGAAATCGTTTAGGAGATAATGCTGATATGGCAATGATCGAATTAGTAGATTTTAACGAACTTTACAACGGAGGTAAAAAAGAAGTTAAAAAAGCAAAAAGCCGTCGTGGTGGTAAAGCTAAGAAAACAGAAGAAGCTCCAGCTACTGAAGCTCCTGCTGCAGAAACTGATACTACTGCTGAAGCTGCTGAATAA